In one window of Notolabrus celidotus isolate fNotCel1 chromosome 17, fNotCel1.pri, whole genome shotgun sequence DNA:
- the LOC117829378 gene encoding Golgi reassembly-stacking protein 1-like, producing the protein MGLPQSSFLTDGGTNYGYHVHGIQEDSPALRAGLEPFFDFILSIGNTRLNKESDLLKDLLKANMEKAVKLEVYNSKTQRVRELEVTPSNMWGGQGLLGASVRFCSFEGANENVWHVLDVESSSPAALAGLNAHSDFIVGADQVLQDSEDFFSLIEVNEGKPLKLLVYNTQTDQCREVVVTPNGAWGGEGSLGCGIGYGYLHRIPTRLAQPSTPEKTAQQSPVILHDSEEPVPSEQTEVPSAAELSPSSASEIDLNQIKEAEQGLCETSTTQPDVDLDRLDLSNIPETKSPDLSDIDMGQISMFANHGDDSCDQSSLETSSVDQRPPSPEREEESETQEAEQGGVSDTITTTSPSTETASNLVGLEDATENPSDSSIPVSQDTISEPASSAGVVDDTPETAEAQS; encoded by the exons ATGGGTCTGCCACAGAGCTCCTTTCTGACGGACGGGGGGACTAACTATGGATATCATGTGCACGGG attcaaGAGGACTCCCCTGCTCTGAGAGCTGGGCTGGAGCCTTTCTTTGACTTCATTCTCTCCATTGGAAATACAAGACTT AACAAAGAGAGCGACTTGCTGAAAGACCTGCTCAAAGCCAATATGGAGAAAGCAGTCAAACTGGAAGTGTACAACTCTAAAACCCAGCGGGTGAGGGAGCTGGAGGTCACGCCCAGTAACATGTGGGGCGGTCAGGGTCTGCTGGGTGCGAGTGTCCGGTTCTGCAGTTTTGAGGGAGCCAATGAGAATGTTTGGCATGTCTTG GATGTTGAATCCAGTTCTCCCGCAGCTCTGGCCGGCCTTAATGCTCACAGTGACTTCATTGTGGGAGCTGACCAGGTGTTACAAGAT TCTGAGGATTTCTTCTCCTTGATTGAAGTCAACGAGGGCAAACCCCTGAAGCTGCTGGTGTACAACACGCAGACTGACCAGTGCAGAGAGGTGGTGGTGACTCCAAATGGAGCgtggggaggagagggaag TTTAGGCTGTGGCATTGGCTATGGCTACTTGCACAGAATCCCGACTCGTCTGGCTCAACCCAGCACCCCCGAAAAGACAGCTCAGCAATCGCCTGTGATTCTTCACGACAGTGAAGAGCCGGTTCCAAGTGAACAGACCGAG gtGCCTTCAGCAGCTGAGCTCAGCCCGTCCAGCGCCAGTGAAATAGATTTGAATCAAATCAAAGAAGCTGAGCAGGGCTTGTGTGAAACCTCAACCACACAGCCAGACGTAGACTTGGATAGACTAG ATCTCTCCAACATACCCGAAACTAAGTCTCCAGATTTGTCAGACATCGACATGGGCCAGATCTCCATGTTTGCTAATCATGGAGATGACTCTTGTGATCAGAGTAGCCTGG AAACCTCATCGGTTGACCAAAGACCACCGTctccagagagagaagaagaatcagAGACCCAGGAGGCAGAGCAGGGAGGTGTAAGTGACACGATCACTACCACTTCTCCAAGCACAGAAACAGCGAGCAACCTCGTAGGCCTTGAAGATGCCACAGAGAACCCGAGTGACTCGAGCATCCCGGTGTCGCAGGATACTATTTCTGAGCCTGCCAGCTCTGCCGGTGTTGTCGATGACACGCCAGAGACTGCAGAGGCACAAAGCTAA